The Fusarium poae strain DAOMC 252244 chromosome 2, whole genome shotgun sequence nucleotide sequence AAATGATCCGAAGCAGGCGGGCTTTTAGGTAAATGTCCCATCGCTTCGTTCTATCTGTAAACCCATGCCCGCAAACACCTAGAAAATGTCTACCACATGAATACAAGCGAATGCCATTTCAGACCGTGCCCTGTTCCTATCTGTAAAGTAGATAATAAACGCTATATGGAAAGAGAAATAAACAGATAGataaaggaaaagagagagCATGAGTGCTCATTACGACTGATCGAGTGCAATCTGAGTCGACTTCTAATCAACGCGTCTTGTCCTCCCCCAGACCTCATCAacatccttcttgccctttgTTTCTGGGACTCTCCAGAACACAAAGATAAATGACCCAACAGCGAGGCCAGCAAAGATAAAGTACACCCATCCGTGACCACCAAGCACATTGTTAAGAGCTGTGTTCACGATAGGGAAGAACTGAGCGACAAGGAATGTCGCCACGTAGTTGGCTGCGAGGCACCAACTCTGTGTAGCGCCAACGGCTTCTTGACCGACAAGCTCAGAAGCGAGCAAGAATGGCACAGGGCCGAGACCAACGGCGAAGAAACCGACGAACGCCACGACGGCGATGGCAGAGACGATCTTAGCACCAAATACAATTGACATAGCCAAAACAAAAGCGCTGGTTCCTTGACCGACGATGGACGCAAGCAGACAAGTCTTGCGACCCAGACGGTCGGGGAGAGGAGCGCAAGCGATTGTGGTGACAAGGTTGACCACGGAAATGAGAATGGTGAGAAGTGCTGAAGAAATAGGGAGGAGGTcagcaagaagagagacagAGTACATGATAATTGAGTTGACACCGCAAAGCTGCTGGACAAACATGATGCCCACCACCGCAATGATAGCAGGTCGGGTGTCAGGGTCTTGGAGGACCTGAAAGAAGCCGAGGTGTTCAACACGGCTCTTGGGTGTAGATTCAGAAGCACTATCGGCCTGGAGAAGGCCATCCTCTTCGGAAGCATCACGGTCCTCAGAGTTCCAGGACTCGGTCTCTTCGTGAATGTCGTGACCATTCCCACGAATCCTTTGCAGAGTTGGCTTGGCTTTGGCTCCGTCTCCTTGA carries:
- a CDS encoding hypothetical protein (TransMembrane:12 (i12-32o82-105i117-137o143-160i172-194o200-221i303-327o333-357i369-390o396-418i430-452o464-483i)~BUSCO:27377at5125) — encoded protein: MAGSRLRDISGYLILLIAITTLGSLQFGFHLAELNAPQDVITCRKKSINALSALDKIKGLIHKKPVEEDHGFMSHCIPMDEASFATISSIFTLGGLLGALTSGPFSSKRGRLPAMRITGLLYLFGAAIETIAGSVFVMALGRLFSGIGAGASTVVVPLYISEIAPPKERGLFGFMTQISINVGILAVQTLGYFLSYGTAWRWILGSGVFIAAAQTLGLFVVPESPSWLAAQGDGAKAKPTLQRIRGNGHDIHEETESWNSEDRDASEEDGLLQADSASESTPKSRVEHLGFFQVLQDPDTRPAIIAVVGIMFVQQLCGVNSIIMYSVSLLADLLPISSALLTILISVVNLVTTIACAPLPDRLGRKTCLLASIVGQGTSAFVLAMSIVFGAKIVSAIAVVAFVGFFAVGLGPVPFLLASELVGQEAVGATQSWCLAANYVATFLVAQFFPIVNTALNNVLGGHGWVYFIFAGLAVGSFIFVFWRVPETKGKKDVDEVWGRTRRVD